One genomic window of Acidimicrobiia bacterium includes the following:
- a CDS encoding aminotransferase class V-fold PLP-dependent enzyme, which produces MREHWDLEEGISFLNHGSFGATPRAVLESQSALRRRMELEPVRFFRDELETLGESARAELGRFVGAHPADLAFVPNATTGVNAVLRSLPLDARDEILITNHGYNACSNAARFAASRAGATVVTARIPFPLDDEDQIVEGVLEAVSPRTRLAVIDHVTSPTALIFPIKEIVASLADAGIDTLVDGAHAPGMLDLDIEAIGAAYYTGNCHKWMCAPKGAAFLHVRPDRQDGIVPTTISHGANSTRSDVSKFRLLFDWTGTHDPSSYLSIPAAIATVDAMVDGGWAQVMQRNRELARSARDLLVETLGIPSPAPDRVLGSMAAVPLPDDGAPSSTDGSQPLRDRLLRDHHIEVPVPDWPAWPHRLLRVSAHLYNRPDEFHRLVDALRALDIAVH; this is translated from the coding sequence ATGCGTGAACACTGGGATCTCGAGGAGGGGATCAGCTTCCTCAACCATGGATCCTTCGGGGCGACACCGCGCGCCGTGCTGGAAAGCCAATCCGCTCTCCGGCGGCGCATGGAACTGGAACCCGTCCGCTTCTTTCGAGATGAGCTCGAAACGCTCGGAGAATCGGCCCGCGCCGAACTCGGCCGCTTCGTCGGTGCCCATCCCGCCGACCTGGCTTTCGTCCCCAACGCCACCACCGGCGTCAACGCCGTCTTACGATCGCTCCCCCTGGACGCCCGCGACGAGATCCTGATCACCAACCACGGCTACAACGCATGCTCCAATGCAGCCCGGTTCGCGGCTTCCCGAGCGGGTGCGACTGTGGTGACCGCACGCATCCCGTTCCCTCTCGACGATGAGGACCAGATCGTGGAAGGCGTCCTGGAAGCGGTGAGTCCTCGAACCCGGCTGGCCGTGATCGACCACGTCACCAGTCCCACCGCCTTGATCTTCCCGATAAAGGAAATCGTCGCCTCCCTCGCCGACGCCGGCATCGACACACTGGTCGATGGAGCCCACGCCCCGGGCATGCTGGATCTGGACATCGAGGCGATCGGAGCCGCCTACTACACCGGCAACTGCCACAAGTGGATGTGCGCACCGAAGGGAGCGGCCTTCCTCCATGTACGTCCGGACCGGCAGGATGGGATCGTCCCAACGACCATCAGCCACGGCGCCAACTCCACGCGATCCGATGTCTCGAAGTTCCGACTGCTGTTCGACTGGACCGGCACCCACGACCCGAGTTCCTATCTCTCGATTCCCGCCGCCATCGCAACCGTCGATGCGATGGTCGACGGCGGCTGGGCGCAAGTGATGCAACGAAACAGGGAGCTGGCGCGTTCGGCCCGTGATCTGTTGGTCGAAACCCTGGGCATTCCCAGTCCGGCCCCCGACAGAGTTCTCGGATCGATGGCCGCAGTTCCGTTGCCTGATGACGGCGCTCCTTCATCGACCGACGGGAGCCAGCCTCTGCGGGACCGGCTGCTTCGCGACCATCACATCGAGGTTCCCGTCCCCGATTGGCCGGCGTGGCCACACCGGCTGCTGCGTGTTTCTGCCCACCTGTACAACCGGCCGGATGAGTTCCACCGACTGGTCGATGCCCTCCGAGCGCTCGACATCGCCGTCCACTGA
- a CDS encoding ATP-binding cassette domain-containing protein: protein MTSPGEGNPTAIQTLDISRRFGDFTAVDGVDLSIEQGELFSLLGPNGAGKTTTIKMLCCLLRPTGGTAVVMGHDIADDPLSVKRVIDISPQETAVAGRLNARENLSLMAGLNGLEKHEAKRRSEELLQMMGLTERADERVKKYSGGMKRRLSIAMALVSNPQVLFLDEPTLGLDPQSRRAIWEHIEELKGETTIVLTTHYLEEADALADRIAIIDEGKIVALGTPTELKDGISAGQVTVVETDNPTDESIDALRGRYREVRAVDGALEIDGEDVSLYDIEDLLRPRGVTIKSVYRKQITLDDVFLHLTGKQLRE from the coding sequence ATGACATCACCCGGCGAAGGCAATCCAACTGCGATTCAAACGCTCGACATATCAAGGAGATTCGGCGACTTCACAGCAGTGGACGGGGTTGATCTCTCGATTGAGCAGGGAGAGCTCTTCTCACTCCTCGGGCCCAACGGCGCCGGCAAGACGACCACCATCAAGATGTTGTGCTGTCTGCTCAGACCCACCGGCGGAACGGCCGTTGTGATGGGTCACGACATAGCCGACGACCCGTTGTCGGTGAAGCGCGTGATCGATATCTCACCACAAGAGACGGCCGTCGCCGGGCGACTCAACGCCCGGGAGAACCTGAGTCTCATGGCGGGCCTGAACGGACTCGAGAAACACGAGGCGAAGCGGCGGTCCGAGGAGCTGCTGCAGATGATGGGCCTGACTGAGAGGGCCGATGAGCGGGTGAAGAAGTATTCCGGAGGGATGAAGCGCAGGCTCAGCATCGCCATGGCTCTCGTCTCCAACCCTCAGGTGCTGTTTCTCGATGAGCCCACCCTCGGTTTGGACCCCCAGTCGAGAAGAGCCATCTGGGAGCACATCGAAGAGCTCAAAGGCGAGACAACGATCGTTCTCACCACTCACTACCTCGAAGAGGCCGACGCGCTGGCAGACAGGATCGCGATCATCGATGAAGGCAAGATCGTCGCGCTGGGGACTCCCACCGAACTGAAGGACGGTATCTCCGCCGGGCAGGTGACCGTGGTAGAGACGGACAACCCGACCGACGAATCTATCGACGCTCTGCGCGGGAGATACCGGGAAGTCAGGGCAGTCGACGGTGCGCTCGAGATCGACGGTGAAGATGTGAGCCTCTACGACATCGAGGATCTCCTGCGGCCCAGAGGAGTCACCATCAAATCCGTGTACAGGAAGCAGATCACGCTCGACGACGTGTTCTTGCATCTCACCGGAAAGCAGTTGAGAGAATGA
- a CDS encoding PPOX class F420-dependent oxidoreductase, producing MKLTPAQLEFLSERHLGTLTTLRRDGSPHVVAIAFTYLPGDGSVSIITNEGSQKVRNVEGSARAAVCQVDGGRWLTLEGPATVHRSATEIARAEAAFESRYRPPSDNPKRVAIEISVDRVLGSGSLGHA from the coding sequence ATGAAGCTCACACCGGCACAACTCGAGTTCCTCTCGGAACGGCACCTCGGCACGCTCACGACCCTCCGTCGCGACGGCAGCCCGCATGTAGTCGCAATCGCCTTCACTTACCTCCCCGGAGACGGATCGGTCAGCATCATCACGAATGAGGGATCGCAGAAGGTCAGGAATGTCGAGGGATCGGCCCGCGCCGCAGTGTGCCAGGTGGACGGGGGCCGCTGGCTCACGCTGGAAGGCCCGGCAACCGTGCACCGCAGCGCGACCGAGATCGCCAGAGCGGAAGCCGCCTTCGAATCCCGCTACCGGCCGCCCTCCGACAATCCAAAGCGCGTGGCGATCGAGATCTCTGTCGACCGAGTTCTCGGATCCGGAAGCCTCGGGCATGCGTGA